The following proteins are co-located in the Echinicola sp. 20G genome:
- a CDS encoding helix-turn-helix domain-containing protein, giving the protein MDNAKKLEVIEHIIKSKTFSRSPSSCVLLKFLAEATFAGRDLKETTIGMELYGKSYEDEKSAAHIRVNVYHLRKKLEKYYQEEGENDEWKIQIKKGQYQVNFIKNREDEKATHLTQIGIASAALVLILAIIFWLSGRKEQVPLWQIYFESNKETTLYIGDFFGLMGITVTGEFGWNRDYNINNLEDYYRFLEDNPDKKGLVNPANYPYVTGMAATGTMNISRLFHRQDKDFQIRFSSQTSIKDITESNSIYIGPIKNGNLFIDFFNDANPKISINRGMLDFKDPEHGIDTLINLSVDDGTIYEHAVVSRYKGPNDTEQFVFFSDHDIGVKATTEKFTDMEWLNQNFQELVRDSEYFTAIFLVKGKERTSMELELLLWDVLEEN; this is encoded by the coding sequence ATGGACAACGCAAAAAAACTCGAAGTAATCGAACATATTATTAAAAGTAAAACATTTAGTAGATCGCCATCGAGTTGTGTGCTGCTAAAGTTTCTCGCAGAAGCCACTTTTGCCGGAAGAGACCTGAAGGAAACCACGATAGGCATGGAGCTGTATGGAAAGTCTTATGAAGATGAGAAAAGTGCCGCGCACATCAGGGTGAATGTCTACCACCTACGGAAAAAACTGGAGAAATATTATCAAGAGGAGGGTGAAAATGATGAATGGAAAATTCAAATTAAAAAAGGCCAATACCAGGTCAATTTCATCAAAAACAGGGAAGATGAAAAAGCTACCCATTTGACACAGATCGGTATTGCCTCTGCAGCTTTGGTATTGATTTTAGCGATCATTTTTTGGTTGTCTGGTCGAAAGGAACAGGTTCCCTTATGGCAGATATATTTTGAAAGCAATAAGGAAACCACCCTTTATATCGGAGATTTTTTTGGGCTTATGGGAATCACGGTTACTGGCGAGTTTGGCTGGAACCGTGACTATAACATCAACAACTTGGAAGACTATTACCGATTTTTGGAGGATAACCCCGATAAAAAAGGCTTGGTCAATCCAGCCAACTACCCCTACGTTACAGGAATGGCCGCCACGGGTACAATGAATATTTCCCGCTTATTTCACCGACAGGACAAAGACTTTCAGATTCGCTTCAGCTCCCAAACTTCTATCAAGGACATCACTGAATCCAATTCTATTTATATCGGCCCCATAAAAAACGGAAATCTCTTTATTGACTTCTTTAATGATGCCAACCCCAAAATTTCCATAAATAGGGGGATGTTGGACTTTAAAGATCCTGAACATGGAATCGATACCTTGATAAACCTCAGCGTGGATGATGGAACCATCTATGAACATGCGGTGGTGTCCAGGTACAAAGGCCCCAATGATACAGAGCAGTTTGTATTCTTTTCGGACCATGACATTGGTGTGAAAGCCACCACCGAAAAGTTTACGGACATGGAGTGGCTTAATCAAAACTTTCAGGAGCTTGTGCGGGACTCGGAATATTTTACAGCGATCTTTTTGGTGAAAGGTAAGGAGCGCACCAGCATGGAGTTGGAGTTGTTGCTCTGGGATGTCTTAGAGGAAAATTAA
- a CDS encoding glycoside hydrolase family 43 protein: protein MHKRIGILTCIIMMSAFFNGVMGQRKVKHDIPLDSIRLSDPCILADEVSQMYYMTGTGGWLWKSKDLKKWSGPYWVVDVDENSWMGERPAIWAAELHQYKGKYYDFATFTNNDIIIDTVAGTKVPRRATHILVSDQPDGPYLPVSDEDYLPANWATLDGTFWVDANDKPYMVFCHEWLQTGDGTMEKILLKDDLSGAIGESDLLFLASDSPWSKREVEGKVIPNQVTDGPYLFRTESGRLGMIWTSWVFDVYTQGVAYSESGTLDGPWVQEAKPITPPNFGHGMLFETFDGKSLMSAHSHREENGSYIRIPHLFEVDLTGDSLRVIGPYVP, encoded by the coding sequence ATGCATAAGAGAATTGGAATATTGACCTGTATCATAATGATGAGTGCTTTTTTCAATGGGGTAATGGGGCAGCGAAAGGTGAAGCATGACATTCCTTTGGATTCGATCAGGCTGAGTGATCCCTGTATTTTGGCTGATGAAGTTTCTCAAATGTACTATATGACAGGAACAGGAGGTTGGCTATGGAAAAGCAAAGACCTGAAAAAGTGGAGCGGCCCGTATTGGGTAGTGGATGTGGATGAAAATTCCTGGATGGGAGAAAGGCCGGCCATTTGGGCAGCAGAGTTGCACCAATACAAGGGTAAATATTATGATTTTGCCACTTTTACCAATAATGATATCATCATCGATACGGTAGCAGGAACCAAGGTTCCCCGTCGAGCCACCCATATTTTAGTTAGTGATCAACCGGATGGTCCTTATCTCCCTGTAAGTGATGAGGATTATTTGCCTGCTAATTGGGCGACATTGGATGGCACCTTTTGGGTGGATGCCAATGATAAACCCTACATGGTTTTCTGTCATGAATGGCTGCAGACTGGTGATGGAACCATGGAAAAGATCCTTTTGAAGGATGATTTGAGTGGGGCCATAGGAGAAAGTGACCTCTTATTTTTGGCCAGTGATTCTCCATGGAGCAAAAGGGAAGTAGAGGGAAAGGTAATACCAAACCAAGTCACGGATGGCCCGTATTTATTCAGGACAGAAAGTGGCCGTTTGGGCATGATCTGGACCAGTTGGGTGTTCGACGTGTATACCCAAGGGGTGGCTTATTCAGAAAGTGGTACCTTGGATGGTCCTTGGGTACAGGAAGCAAAGCCCATCACCCCTCCCAATTTTGGCCATGGTATGCTTTTCGAAACATTCGACGGAAAAAGCTTGATGTCAGCCCATAGCCACCGAGAAGAAAATGGAAGCTATATCCGCATCCCCCATCTGTTTGAGGTAGACCTGACAGGAGATTCTTTGCGCGTAATCGGTCCCTATGTTCCTTAA
- a CDS encoding glycoside hydrolase family 43 protein: MKQAIISRLTTLILLLLFGSSLLAQSQDSLFRFRSEGNPIITHKFTADPAAIVEEGTMWLYTGHDFEGGQKGYKMKDWCVFSTTDMLNWTEHPTPLKIEDFTWAKSGDAYAGHVAERNGKYYWYISTNWTGIGVAVSDHPAGPFTDALGKPLLTNEDCFASDHSWACIDPAIFTNDDGQSWIFWGNGECYYAKLKDNMIEIEGEIKQVDFDGFVFEEAPWIHKKDGKYYLTYASGFPEKIAYAMADQIEGPYEYKGILNEIAGNSNTNHQSIVEFKDQWYFIYHNGGMQRDGSSYSRSVCIDKLEYRPDGTIKGIVMTSAGVSVID; encoded by the coding sequence ATGAAACAAGCTATTATTAGCCGACTTACTACCCTGATACTATTGCTACTGTTTGGTAGTTCATTACTGGCACAAAGCCAGGATTCGCTTTTCCGCTTTAGGTCCGAAGGCAACCCTATTATCACCCATAAATTTACGGCTGATCCAGCAGCCATAGTGGAGGAGGGAACAATGTGGCTGTATACTGGCCATGATTTTGAAGGTGGCCAAAAGGGCTATAAGATGAAAGATTGGTGTGTCTTTTCTACCACAGACATGCTAAATTGGACTGAACATCCAACTCCCCTTAAGATTGAAGATTTTACATGGGCAAAAAGTGGTGATGCTTACGCAGGGCATGTGGCAGAACGGAATGGAAAGTATTATTGGTATATCAGCACCAACTGGACAGGGATAGGGGTGGCTGTCAGTGATCATCCCGCAGGGCCTTTTACGGATGCTTTAGGAAAACCCTTGCTGACGAATGAAGACTGTTTTGCTTCGGACCATTCTTGGGCATGTATTGATCCGGCCATTTTTACGAACGATGATGGGCAGTCATGGATTTTTTGGGGCAATGGAGAGTGTTATTATGCCAAACTTAAGGACAATATGATTGAGATCGAGGGAGAAATTAAGCAGGTGGATTTTGATGGTTTTGTCTTTGAGGAAGCCCCTTGGATTCATAAAAAAGATGGCAAATATTACCTGACTTATGCTTCGGGTTTTCCAGAGAAAATTGCCTATGCCATGGCGGATCAAATAGAAGGACCTTACGAATACAAAGGCATCCTTAACGAAATAGCGGGTAACAGCAATACCAATCACCAGTCCATTGTGGAGTTTAAGGATCAGTGGTACTTCATTTACCATAATGGGGGAATGCAGCGTGATGGAAGTAGTTATAGCAGGTCGGTTTGTATCGATAAATTGGAATATCGCCCTGATGGAACCATAAAGGGTATTGTGATGACCTCTGCAGGAGTTTCTGTTATTGATTAA
- a CDS encoding glycoside hydrolase family 43 protein encodes MYLKVNATFAVLLVILLSVLSSCSKNSEHFDGYLFAYFEGTGPAEKQEQLRFAVSKDAIHWKALNHNDPIIASAKISQSGGIRDPHILRGTNDESFYIVATDMFTKKNGWDSNPGIVLMKSDNLLDWNAAWIDLEKTYPEEFPEVKWVWAPQTIYDSEEGKYLVYFTVRFHTDEKLDFYSAYANEDFTGFESAPTLMFSAKYGAIDGDIVEKDGGYHLFYKGNTKDQNGNEFENGIQQATSKSLHGPWKEDFKYLDIYAGKPTLVEGSSVFKLNGKEEYFLMYDLYANQRYEYQRSKDLVHFSDTTGSFTKDFNPRHGSVISITRAEAQMLQEKWGGVPEGLLK; translated from the coding sequence ATGTATTTAAAGGTTAATGCTACTTTTGCGGTATTACTGGTGATTCTTTTGAGCGTATTGTCTTCTTGTTCAAAAAACTCAGAGCACTTTGATGGATATTTATTTGCCTACTTCGAAGGGACAGGTCCTGCAGAAAAGCAAGAGCAACTCAGGTTTGCCGTAAGCAAGGATGCGATTCACTGGAAAGCATTAAATCACAATGACCCCATTATAGCGTCCGCAAAAATATCACAGTCAGGAGGAATTCGTGATCCACATATTTTAAGAGGAACAAATGACGAGAGCTTTTACATAGTGGCCACGGATATGTTTACAAAGAAAAACGGTTGGGACAGCAATCCCGGCATTGTTTTGATGAAATCTGATAACCTCTTAGATTGGAATGCTGCATGGATAGATTTGGAGAAGACATATCCAGAAGAATTCCCAGAAGTGAAGTGGGTTTGGGCTCCCCAGACCATTTATGATTCGGAGGAAGGTAAGTACTTGGTCTATTTTACGGTTCGTTTCCACACGGACGAAAAGCTGGACTTTTACAGTGCTTATGCCAATGAGGACTTCACGGGGTTTGAGAGCGCTCCAACCTTAATGTTCAGCGCTAAATATGGCGCGATTGATGGAGATATTGTCGAGAAAGATGGGGGATATCATTTGTTTTATAAAGGCAATACCAAAGATCAAAACGGGAATGAGTTTGAAAATGGGATCCAACAGGCTACCAGTAAATCCCTGCATGGTCCTTGGAAGGAGGATTTCAAGTATTTGGACATCTATGCCGGAAAGCCTACCCTTGTGGAGGGGTCTTCTGTCTTTAAACTAAACGGAAAAGAGGAGTATTTTCTCATGTATGACCTCTACGCTAATCAGCGCTATGAATATCAACGCAGCAAAGACTTGGTCCATTTTTCGGATACAACCGGCTCCTTTACCAAAGATTTTAACCCAAGACATGGAAGTGTCATCAGCATTACCAGAGCTGAAGCCCAAATGCTTCAGGAAAAATGGGGAGGGGTACCGGAAGGATTGTTGAAGTAG
- a CDS encoding glycoside hydrolase family 43 protein: MKRMSLWLVLFSLLLFQCQSKISKEDDQKGLSSFMPDVSSDQAFSAYLMVYFKDSDHSLHMALSPDGYTFTDINQGKAVIAGDTIAEQKGIRDPHIYRGPDGIFYLAMTDLHIFAQRDGLRKTEWQRPGEEFGWGNNRGFVLMKSSDLIHWSKANVILSDEFEGYDSLGCAWAPETTFDESKGKLMLYYTMRWKNGLNKMYYSYVNDAYDKLLTEPKLIFQYPKEVSYIDADITKVGEQYHMFYTPHDGMPGIKQAVSSKINQDYKYDSLWYDSEPEASEAPNVWKRIGEEKWVLMYDIYGIHPHNFGFRETSDFKHFEDLGHFNEGKMKASNFSSPKHGAVVHLTQSEAQNLANHWGLEMNFK; this comes from the coding sequence ATGAAACGAATGTCGCTCTGGCTTGTCCTTTTCTCGCTTTTACTTTTTCAGTGCCAATCCAAAATTTCTAAAGAGGATGACCAAAAAGGTCTTTCATCATTCATGCCTGATGTTTCAAGTGATCAAGCATTCAGTGCTTATTTAATGGTTTACTTTAAAGACAGTGACCACAGCCTTCATATGGCCCTAAGTCCAGATGGTTATACTTTTACGGATATCAATCAGGGGAAGGCCGTCATCGCTGGTGATACCATAGCGGAACAAAAGGGCATCCGTGATCCACATATTTACAGGGGGCCTGATGGAATTTTTTATTTGGCCATGACAGACCTGCATATATTCGCCCAAAGGGATGGACTCAGGAAAACTGAGTGGCAACGCCCAGGGGAAGAGTTTGGTTGGGGTAATAATAGAGGTTTTGTCCTGATGAAATCCAGTGATCTGATCCACTGGTCAAAAGCCAATGTGATTCTATCGGATGAGTTTGAAGGTTATGATTCCCTTGGTTGTGCCTGGGCTCCAGAAACGACTTTTGATGAATCAAAAGGAAAATTGATGCTTTATTATACCATGCGTTGGAAAAATGGCCTTAATAAAATGTATTACAGTTATGTCAATGATGCCTATGATAAGTTGTTGACTGAGCCAAAGCTGATTTTTCAATATCCCAAAGAGGTCAGCTATATCGATGCAGATATTACCAAAGTAGGAGAGCAATACCATATGTTCTATACCCCTCATGATGGCATGCCCGGTATTAAGCAAGCTGTCTCTAGTAAAATTAACCAAGATTATAAGTATGATTCCCTTTGGTACGATTCAGAACCTGAGGCTAGTGAGGCCCCCAATGTTTGGAAGCGCATAGGAGAAGAGAAATGGGTTTTGATGTACGATATCTACGGGATTCATCCACATAATTTTGGTTTTAGAGAGACCAGTGATTTTAAACACTTTGAAGACCTAGGGCACTTTAATGAAGGGAAAATGAAAGCCTCTAATTTTTCATCTCCCAAGCATGGTGCTGTGGTTCACTTGACCCAATCCGAGGCACAAAACCTGGCCAATCACTGGGGGTTGGAAATGAATTTTAAATAG
- a CDS encoding glycoside hydrolase family 43 protein, translating into MKKNSLLFAFFFIGLLQAMAQTDDIYLFSYFMGNGEDGLHLAYSQDGLNWKALNDNKSVLSPTAGGDKLMRDPCIIRGGDGKFHMVWTVSWNEKGLGYASSENLVDWSAQQFIPVMEHEEGARNTWAPEIIYDDKKKQYMIFWSTTITGLYPETQDSLENAYNHRMYYTTTKDFKKFSKTKLFYEPGFNVIDGTIIQHEGNYIMFVKDETRTPPAKNIRVAKSKTLTKGYPVAGQPISGDYWAEGPTPLMVDGRCIVYFDKYRDHKMGAIASSDFENWEDISDTIHFPEGTRHGTAFKITVEEFEALKKSLEH; encoded by the coding sequence ATGAAAAAAAACAGTTTGCTTTTTGCGTTTTTCTTTATTGGCTTACTACAGGCCATGGCCCAAACTGATGATATTTATCTATTCTCCTATTTTATGGGCAATGGAGAAGATGGCCTACATCTCGCCTACAGTCAGGACGGCTTAAACTGGAAAGCCCTCAATGACAACAAAAGTGTACTTAGCCCAACCGCAGGAGGAGATAAATTGATGAGGGATCCTTGTATCATTCGAGGAGGGGATGGTAAATTCCATATGGTGTGGACGGTGAGTTGGAATGAAAAAGGGCTTGGCTATGCCTCTTCCGAAAACTTGGTCGATTGGTCCGCGCAGCAGTTTATACCTGTCATGGAACATGAAGAAGGCGCCAGAAATACTTGGGCACCGGAAATTATCTATGATGATAAGAAAAAACAATACATGATTTTCTGGTCCACTACCATCACAGGTCTTTATCCTGAAACACAAGACAGCTTGGAAAACGCCTACAATCACCGCATGTATTATACTACCACCAAGGATTTCAAGAAGTTTAGCAAAACAAAGCTGTTTTACGAACCGGGCTTTAATGTCATAGACGGTACCATTATTCAACATGAGGGCAATTACATCATGTTCGTCAAAGATGAAACCCGGACTCCTCCAGCAAAAAACATCCGTGTCGCAAAGAGCAAAACACTAACAAAAGGATATCCTGTTGCGGGCCAACCCATTTCCGGTGATTATTGGGCAGAAGGTCCTACTCCACTTATGGTAGACGGCCGCTGTATTGTCTATTTTGATAAATACAGAGACCATAAAATGGGTGCGATAGCTTCTTCAGACTTTGAAAATTGGGAAGATATTTCCGACACCATCCATTTTCCTGAGGGCACCCGTCATGGAACCGCTTTTAAAATTACTGTTGAAGAATTTGAAGCCCTCAAAAAATCTCTTGAGCACTAA
- a CDS encoding TonB-dependent receptor, translating to MTTKLLKTFSLCMCLLVIHWASWAQSVKVTGQITEESGDPIPGATVLLKGSTIGTSADIDGNYEIEVPNEGVLVFSFIGYASQEISIANQSTINVTLVSDISDLEEVVVIGYGTATKRDITGAVSSVNTSKLENENPNSVQDVLRGNVAGLNVGLSTSAKGGGSLEVRGRTSLNAGTSPLLVLDGAIYYGQLSDINPNDIETIEVLKDASSAAVFGAKAANGVIMINTKKGKKGRPRISINSNVGLATVGAMEQVYGPDAFISWREDVFKSINAGGYEPYQFSDPRTLPSDISLETWMSYDGSDGDPVTVWLQRLNMQPEEIKNYKAGQSIDWYDRIFQNGFRQDHTVSLSGRTDDVQYYWSLGYLNNEGIIIGDEFETIRSRFNIQGKINKFLTVGMNTQFANRDEGSVAVDWTNLQKLSPWGSEYNEDGTLKYRPNDEPSGGINPQYDRSFIDRQQKEFTLNSTIFASVDLPFGFNFRTNFTPRFTFYERFNHESAAHFEWSQRGGNASRQNSRTYYWQIDNILTWKKNFNNVHDFNLTLLANAEKFQSWDNTMENNGFEPHDRLGYHNMGAGINPIISSNDQYSTGDALMGRLLYSFKDKYSTTLSVRRDGYSAFGQSNPRATFYSIAGAWLFSDESFVDLDWLDFGKLRVSWGSNGNRDIGRYAALSDLNTGKYFYQRPNGELYFVNQLYVNTMSNPNLKWERTNSFNVGLDFSFFKGVLDGTLEMYKMSTRDLLVERSLPDILGFNFVYDNLGQVDNKGFELSLNSNNIRKPNFTWRTGVNFQLNRNKIVSLYGDLDEEGNELDDIENQWFIGEAIDRIWGIKADGIYQVEDKDEAAEYGVYPGDFRLVDVNQDGLYTIDDRQFLGYTEPRFRWSMRNEFKIYKNFDVSFMLYSYWGHDGSFNELKNRQGFLDRTNSYITPYWTEENPNNEWARLYSSDGSASFSLYRKKSFIRLENISVAYTLPKVMTEKAKIENLRIYCNVRNVGHYAPQWDWFDPENSGPTPRYFTLGIDLTL from the coding sequence ATGACAACAAAACTACTGAAGACATTCAGTCTGTGTATGTGCTTGTTAGTTATTCATTGGGCCTCTTGGGCTCAATCGGTAAAAGTAACAGGACAAATCACAGAAGAAAGCGGCGACCCCATCCCGGGAGCAACGGTACTTTTAAAAGGAAGTACGATAGGTACCTCTGCAGACATCGACGGAAACTATGAAATCGAGGTTCCGAACGAAGGTGTACTGGTTTTTTCATTTATTGGATATGCAAGTCAAGAAATATCCATTGCCAATCAATCTACCATTAATGTCACCTTAGTTTCAGACATTTCCGATCTTGAGGAGGTAGTCGTAATTGGATACGGTACCGCCACCAAAAGAGATATCACTGGAGCAGTGTCGTCTGTCAACACCTCCAAATTAGAGAATGAGAACCCCAACTCCGTCCAGGATGTCCTGAGAGGAAACGTAGCTGGTCTTAACGTCGGATTGAGTACGTCAGCAAAGGGAGGTGGTAGCCTAGAAGTGAGAGGAAGGACTTCCTTAAATGCTGGGACAAGCCCATTATTGGTTTTGGATGGTGCCATCTATTATGGTCAGCTTTCGGATATCAACCCCAATGACATCGAGACCATTGAAGTACTAAAAGATGCTAGCTCCGCAGCAGTTTTTGGAGCAAAAGCTGCCAATGGAGTAATTATGATTAATACGAAAAAAGGAAAAAAAGGAAGACCGCGTATCTCCATCAACTCAAATGTTGGTTTGGCAACCGTGGGGGCAATGGAACAGGTATATGGCCCTGATGCATTTATCAGCTGGAGGGAAGATGTATTTAAAAGTATCAATGCTGGTGGCTATGAGCCTTACCAATTCTCTGACCCTAGAACCTTGCCTTCAGACATTTCCTTGGAAACATGGATGAGTTATGATGGGTCCGACGGCGATCCGGTTACAGTGTGGCTACAGCGCCTGAATATGCAGCCTGAGGAAATCAAAAATTACAAAGCGGGCCAATCAATTGACTGGTATGACAGGATATTCCAAAATGGTTTTAGACAGGATCATACAGTAAGCCTTAGTGGTAGAACAGACGATGTTCAGTATTATTGGTCTTTGGGCTATCTAAATAATGAGGGGATCATCATCGGAGATGAATTTGAGACCATCAGGAGTAGATTCAATATCCAAGGTAAGATCAACAAGTTTTTAACGGTTGGAATGAATACCCAATTTGCCAATAGGGACGAGGGCTCCGTAGCTGTTGATTGGACCAATTTACAAAAACTATCCCCATGGGGATCAGAATACAATGAAGATGGTACCTTAAAGTACAGACCCAATGATGAACCAAGTGGAGGAATCAACCCCCAATATGACCGATCATTCATCGATAGACAGCAAAAAGAGTTCACCCTAAACTCTACCATTTTTGCATCTGTTGATCTTCCTTTTGGTTTTAACTTTAGAACTAACTTCACGCCTAGGTTTACTTTCTACGAGAGGTTTAATCATGAATCAGCAGCTCATTTCGAGTGGTCTCAAAGAGGTGGAAATGCTTCCAGACAAAACAGTAGAACCTATTATTGGCAAATAGATAATATCCTGACATGGAAAAAGAATTTCAACAATGTCCATGACTTTAATTTGACCTTACTTGCCAATGCAGAAAAATTCCAAAGTTGGGACAATACAATGGAAAATAATGGTTTTGAACCACATGATAGATTGGGCTACCATAATATGGGGGCAGGGATCAACCCCATTATTTCCAGCAACGACCAATACTCAACAGGGGATGCCTTAATGGGAAGGTTACTTTACTCCTTTAAGGATAAATACTCAACGACACTATCTGTTAGAAGGGATGGCTACTCTGCTTTTGGACAAAGTAACCCTCGCGCCACCTTCTATTCCATTGCGGGAGCTTGGTTATTTTCAGATGAATCCTTCGTGGACTTGGACTGGCTGGATTTTGGAAAACTAAGGGTTTCTTGGGGAAGTAATGGCAATAGGGATATAGGTCGTTACGCTGCCCTATCCGATTTGAATACTGGTAAATATTTTTACCAAAGACCAAACGGAGAGCTATATTTTGTAAATCAGCTATATGTAAACACGATGAGCAACCCTAACCTGAAATGGGAAAGAACCAATTCCTTTAATGTTGGGCTTGACTTTTCATTTTTTAAAGGAGTCCTAGACGGAACACTCGAAATGTATAAAATGTCGACCAGAGACTTGCTAGTGGAAAGAAGCTTACCGGATATCCTTGGGTTCAACTTTGTATATGACAATTTGGGCCAAGTAGACAATAAAGGATTTGAACTCTCTCTTAACTCCAACAATATTAGAAAGCCAAACTTCACTTGGAGAACGGGAGTGAATTTCCAACTAAATAGGAATAAAATTGTCAGCTTATATGGAGACCTGGACGAAGAAGGCAATGAATTGGACGACATAGAAAATCAGTGGTTTATTGGTGAAGCCATTGACAGAATCTGGGGGATCAAAGCGGATGGCATCTATCAAGTAGAAGACAAGGATGAAGCTGCCGAATACGGAGTTTACCCAGGAGATTTCAGGTTAGTTGATGTCAATCAGGATGGTCTTTACACCATAGATGATAGGCAGTTTTTAGGATACACAGAGCCAAGATTCAGGTGGAGTATGCGAAATGAATTCAAAATCTATAAAAACTTTGATGTTTCCTTTATGCTTTATTCCTACTGGGGGCATGATGGTTCTTTCAATGAACTGAAAAACAGACAAGGGTTCCTTGATAGAACCAACTCTTACATTACACCATACTGGACAGAAGAAAACCCAAATAATGAATGGGCCAGACTTTACTCCAGTGATGGCAGTGCAAGCTTTTCTTTATACAGGAAAAAATCCTTTATCCGTCTAGAAAACATTTCTGTTGCATACACTTTACCGAAGGTAATGACAGAAAAAGCAAAGATTGAAAACCTAAGAATCTATTGTAATGTGAGAAATGTAGGACATTATGCTCCACAATGGGATTGGTTTGATCCAGAAAACAGTGGGCCTACACCAAGGTATTTCACACTTGGAATTGACCTCACATTGTAA